The Ziziphus jujuba cultivar Dongzao chromosome 7, ASM3175591v1 genome includes a region encoding these proteins:
- the LOC107425021 gene encoding pentatricopeptide repeat-containing protein At3g49740 isoform X1: protein MKLALYKESIASLTETAAKQLIKLNRTLGELIRSNRYSDSLQRFTQIHSSQNPKPDHYTLSTALTACANTRNVVLGNQLHAHAIRTSIKSYAHVANTLLSLYAKAEDLSSVKKVFNEIERPDVYSWTTLLSACTKLGHFEYACQLFDKIPQCNVAVWNAIITGCADNGREKVAMNLFIEMHKIGIRHDNYTFASVLSLCCMDALDFGMQVHLLAIKTGFLCWTSVVNALLTMYFNCECVGDAYKVFEEAETMACDQITFNVMIDGLASVGRDEKALVMFKEMQHADLSPTELTFVSVMSSCSAAQLAYQLHAQAIKFGFEACISVCNAAITMYSSCANLHAACMVFQRLQKKDIISWNAMIASYIQGNNGKFATLAYLEMQREEIKPDEFTFGSLLASSEFVEIVEMVQALVYKNGLILKIQVLNALVSAYCKHGKMNLAYLVFQDTNPKNLISWNTIISGFLFNGFGMEGLEQFHRLLMSEIKPNLYTYTIILSICASISALRLGKQVHGYTLRFGSSMAACLGNALITMYAKCGALNLSINVFNAMTERDTVSYNAMISAYAQHGLGKEAVRCFDAMQEMIMVKPDQATFTAVLSACSHAGLVDDGIRVFNLMVNNHGIVPGEDHFSCIVDLLGRGGYLDEAEIIMTSKHFKAHSSIWWSLFSACAAHTNLRLGRMVAGILLQTEQNNPSVYVLLANIYASAGQWEEAANVRELMRRTRTMKQPGCSWISS from the coding sequence ATGAAGTTGGCATTGTATAAAGAAAGCATAGCAAGCTTAACTGAAACAGCAGCGAAGCAACTTATCAAACTTAACCGCACACTCGGAGAGCTTATTCGCTCAAACCGTTACTCCGACTCACTCCAACGGTTCACCCAAATCCACTCGTCCCAGAACCCCAAACCGGACCACTATACCCTCTCCACCGCCCTCACCGCCTGCGCTAACACCCGCAACGTCGTTCTAGGGAACCAACTCCATGCCCATGCTATCCGTACCAGCATCAAATCCTATGCCCATGTTGCTAACACCCTGCTTTCGCTCTATGCAAAAGCCGAAGATCTAAGCTCTGTGAAGAAGGTTTTCAATGAGATTGAGAGGCCGGATGTCTATTCTTGGACTACCCTGTTATCAGCTTGTACAAAGTTGGGACACTTCGAATATGCTTGTCAACTGTTCGATAAAATACCTCAATGCAATGTGGCTGTTTGGAATGCGATAATAACAGGGTGTGCAGACAATGGACGCGAAAAAGTTGCTATGAACTTGTTCATTGAAATGCACAAGATTGGTATTAGACATGATAATTACACTTTTGCTAGTGTTTTGAGCTTGTGTTGTATGGATGCTTTGGATTTTGGGATGCAGGTGCACTTGTTAGCGATCAAAACCGGGTTTTTATGTTGGACTTCTGTGGTTAATGCTCTGCTTACGATGTATTTCAACTGTGAATGTGTTGGGGATGCTTATAAGGTATTTGAAGAGGCAGAAACAATGGCATGTGATCAGATTACTTTTAATGTGATGATAGATGGTTTAGCGAGTGTTGGAAGAGACGAAAAGGCACTGGTAATGTTTAAAGAGATGCAACATGCTGATTTAAGTCCAACTGAACTGACTTTCGTGAGTGTGATGAGCTCATGTTCAGCTGCTCAACTTGCCTACCAATTACATGCTCAGGCtattaaatttggttttgaaGCTTGTATTTCTGTATGCAATGCTGCAATAACCATGTATTCTAGTTGTGCGAATCTGCATGCAGCCTGCATGGTTTTCCAGAGATTGCAGAAGAAGGATATAATCTCGTGGAATGCTATGATTGCAAGTTACATTCAAGGGAATAATGGCAAATTTGCCACCTTGGCCTACCTGGAAATGCAGAGAGAAGAAATCAAACCTGATGAATTTACTTTTGGAAGTTTGCTAGCAAGCTCTGAGTTTGTTGAAATTGTAGAAATGGTTCAAGCCCTCGTATATAAGAACGGGcttatccttaaaattcaagttTTAAATGCATTAGTATCTGCATATTGTAAGCATGGTAAGATGAATCTTGCCTATCTAGTATTCCAGGACACCAACCCCAAAAATTTGATCTCATGGAATACTATTATTTCTGGGTTCTTGTTTAATGGATTTGGTATGGAAGGGTTGGAGCAATTTCACCGGCTTCTGATGTCAGAAATCAAGCCAAATCTGTATACATACACCATTATTTTGAGCATCTGTGCAAGCATTTCGGCCTTGAGACTGGGGAAACAAGTTCACGGCTACACTCTCAGATTTGGGTCTTCTATGGCAGCATGCTTAGGTAATGCCCTTATCACAATGTATGCTAAATGTGGGGCTTTAAATTTGTCCATCAATGTATTCAATGCAATGACTGAAAGAGATACAGTATCTTATAATGCCATGATATCAGCATACGCACAACATGGGCTGGGAAAGGAAGCTGTGCGCTGTTTTGATGCAATGCAAGAAATGATCATGGTCAAACCAGATCAGGCCACCTTCACAGCAGTTCTTTCTGCTTGCAGTCACGCTGGGTTAGTTGATGATGGTATACGGGTGTTTAACTTGATGGTGAACAATCATGGAATTGTGCCTGGAGAAGATCATTTTTCTTGTATTGTTGACCTTCTAGGTCGTGGGGGGTATCTTGATGAGGCTGAAATAATAATGACCAGTAAGCATTTCAAAGCACATTCCAGTATCTGGTGGTCTTTGTTCAGTGCTTGTGCAGCTCACACTAATTTAAGGTTAGGAAGAATGGTTGCTGGAATTCTTCTTCAAACTGAACAAAATAATCCTTCAGTTTATGTGCTTCTGgcaaatatatatgcatctgCCGGTCAATGGGAAGAAGCAGCTAATGTAAGGGAATTGATGAGGAGAACAAGGACAATGAAGCAACCTGGTTGCAGTTGGATTAgttcataa
- the LOC107425021 gene encoding pentatricopeptide repeat-containing protein At3g49740 isoform X2, with translation MKLALYKESIASLTETAAKQLIKLNRTLGELIRSNRYSDSLQRFTQIHSSQNPKPDHYTLSTALTACANTRNVVLGNQLHAHAIRTSIKSYAHVANTLLSLYAKAEDLSSVKKVFNEIERPDVYSWTTLLSACTKLGHFEYACQLFDKIPQCNVAVWNAIITGCADNGREKVAMNLFIEMHKIGIRHDNYTFASVLSLCCMDALDFGMQVHLLAIKTGFLCWTSVVNALLTMYFNCECVGDAYKVFEEAETMACDQITFNVMIDGLASVGRDEKALVMFKEMQHADLSPTELTFVSVMSSCSAAQLAYQLHAQAIKFGFEACISVCNAAITMYSSCANLHAACMVFQRLQKKDIISWNAMIASYIQGNNGKFATLAYLEMQREEIKPDEFTFGSLLASSEFVEIVEMVQALVYKNGLILKIQVLNALVSAYCKHGKMNLAYLVFQDTNPKNLISWNTIISGFLFNGFGMEGLEQFHRLLMSEIKPNLYTYTIILSICASISALRLGKQVHGYTLRFGSSMAACLVSYNAMISAYAQHGLGKEAVRCFDAMQEMIMVKPDQATFTAVLSACSHAGLVDDGIRVFNLMVNNHGIVPGEDHFSCIVDLLGRGGYLDEAEIIMTSKHFKAHSSIWWSLFSACAAHTNLRLGRMVAGILLQTEQNNPSVYVLLANIYASAGQWEEAANVRELMRRTRTMKQPGCSWISS, from the exons ATGAAGTTGGCATTGTATAAAGAAAGCATAGCAAGCTTAACTGAAACAGCAGCGAAGCAACTTATCAAACTTAACCGCACACTCGGAGAGCTTATTCGCTCAAACCGTTACTCCGACTCACTCCAACGGTTCACCCAAATCCACTCGTCCCAGAACCCCAAACCGGACCACTATACCCTCTCCACCGCCCTCACCGCCTGCGCTAACACCCGCAACGTCGTTCTAGGGAACCAACTCCATGCCCATGCTATCCGTACCAGCATCAAATCCTATGCCCATGTTGCTAACACCCTGCTTTCGCTCTATGCAAAAGCCGAAGATCTAAGCTCTGTGAAGAAGGTTTTCAATGAGATTGAGAGGCCGGATGTCTATTCTTGGACTACCCTGTTATCAGCTTGTACAAAGTTGGGACACTTCGAATATGCTTGTCAACTGTTCGATAAAATACCTCAATGCAATGTGGCTGTTTGGAATGCGATAATAACAGGGTGTGCAGACAATGGACGCGAAAAAGTTGCTATGAACTTGTTCATTGAAATGCACAAGATTGGTATTAGACATGATAATTACACTTTTGCTAGTGTTTTGAGCTTGTGTTGTATGGATGCTTTGGATTTTGGGATGCAGGTGCACTTGTTAGCGATCAAAACCGGGTTTTTATGTTGGACTTCTGTGGTTAATGCTCTGCTTACGATGTATTTCAACTGTGAATGTGTTGGGGATGCTTATAAGGTATTTGAAGAGGCAGAAACAATGGCATGTGATCAGATTACTTTTAATGTGATGATAGATGGTTTAGCGAGTGTTGGAAGAGACGAAAAGGCACTGGTAATGTTTAAAGAGATGCAACATGCTGATTTAAGTCCAACTGAACTGACTTTCGTGAGTGTGATGAGCTCATGTTCAGCTGCTCAACTTGCCTACCAATTACATGCTCAGGCtattaaatttggttttgaaGCTTGTATTTCTGTATGCAATGCTGCAATAACCATGTATTCTAGTTGTGCGAATCTGCATGCAGCCTGCATGGTTTTCCAGAGATTGCAGAAGAAGGATATAATCTCGTGGAATGCTATGATTGCAAGTTACATTCAAGGGAATAATGGCAAATTTGCCACCTTGGCCTACCTGGAAATGCAGAGAGAAGAAATCAAACCTGATGAATTTACTTTTGGAAGTTTGCTAGCAAGCTCTGAGTTTGTTGAAATTGTAGAAATGGTTCAAGCCCTCGTATATAAGAACGGGcttatccttaaaattcaagttTTAAATGCATTAGTATCTGCATATTGTAAGCATGGTAAGATGAATCTTGCCTATCTAGTATTCCAGGACACCAACCCCAAAAATTTGATCTCATGGAATACTATTATTTCTGGGTTCTTGTTTAATGGATTTGGTATGGAAGGGTTGGAGCAATTTCACCGGCTTCTGATGTCAGAAATCAAGCCAAATCTGTATACATACACCATTATTTTGAGCATCTGTGCAAGCATTTCGGCCTTGAGACTGGGGAAACAAGTTCACGGCTACACTCTCAGATTTGGGTCTTCTATGGCAGCATGCTTAG TATCTTATAATGCCATGATATCAGCATACGCACAACATGGGCTGGGAAAGGAAGCTGTGCGCTGTTTTGATGCAATGCAAGAAATGATCATGGTCAAACCAGATCAGGCCACCTTCACAGCAGTTCTTTCTGCTTGCAGTCACGCTGGGTTAGTTGATGATGGTATACGGGTGTTTAACTTGATGGTGAACAATCATGGAATTGTGCCTGGAGAAGATCATTTTTCTTGTATTGTTGACCTTCTAGGTCGTGGGGGGTATCTTGATGAGGCTGAAATAATAATGACCAGTAAGCATTTCAAAGCACATTCCAGTATCTGGTGGTCTTTGTTCAGTGCTTGTGCAGCTCACACTAATTTAAGGTTAGGAAGAATGGTTGCTGGAATTCTTCTTCAAACTGAACAAAATAATCCTTCAGTTTATGTGCTTCTGgcaaatatatatgcatctgCCGGTCAATGGGAAGAAGCAGCTAATGTAAGGGAATTGATGAGGAGAACAAGGACAATGAAGCAACCTGGTTGCAGTTGGATTAgttcataa
- the LOC107425021 gene encoding pentatricopeptide repeat-containing protein At3g49740 isoform X3, with the protein MKLALYKESIASLTETAAKQLIKLNRTLGELIRSNRYSDSLQRFTQIHSSQNPKPDHYTLSTALTACANTRNVVLGNQLHAHAIRTSIKSYAHVANTLLSLYAKAEDLSSVKKVFNEIERPDVYSWTTLLSACTKLGHFEYACQLFDKIPQCNVAVWNAIITGCADNGREKVAMNLFIEMHKIGIRHDNYTFASVLSLCCMDALDFGMQVHLLAIKTGFLCWTSVVNALLTMYFNCECVGDAYKVFEEAETMACDQITFNVMIDGLASVGRDEKALVMFKEMQHADLSPTELTFVSVMSSCSAAQLAYQLHAQAIKFGFEACISVCNAAITMYSSCANLHAACMVFQRLQKKDIISWNAMIASYIQGNNGKFATLAYLEMQREEIKPDEFTFGSLLASSEFVEIVEMVQALVYKNGLILKIQVLNALVSAYCKHGKMNLAYLVFQDTNPKNLISWNTIISGFLFNGFGMEGLEQFHRLLMSEIKPNLYTYTIILSICASISALRLGKQVHGYTLRFGSSMAACLAYAQHGLGKEAVRCFDAMQEMIMVKPDQATFTAVLSACSHAGLVDDGIRVFNLMVNNHGIVPGEDHFSCIVDLLGRGGYLDEAEIIMTSKHFKAHSSIWWSLFSACAAHTNLRLGRMVAGILLQTEQNNPSVYVLLANIYASAGQWEEAANVRELMRRTRTMKQPGCSWISS; encoded by the exons ATGAAGTTGGCATTGTATAAAGAAAGCATAGCAAGCTTAACTGAAACAGCAGCGAAGCAACTTATCAAACTTAACCGCACACTCGGAGAGCTTATTCGCTCAAACCGTTACTCCGACTCACTCCAACGGTTCACCCAAATCCACTCGTCCCAGAACCCCAAACCGGACCACTATACCCTCTCCACCGCCCTCACCGCCTGCGCTAACACCCGCAACGTCGTTCTAGGGAACCAACTCCATGCCCATGCTATCCGTACCAGCATCAAATCCTATGCCCATGTTGCTAACACCCTGCTTTCGCTCTATGCAAAAGCCGAAGATCTAAGCTCTGTGAAGAAGGTTTTCAATGAGATTGAGAGGCCGGATGTCTATTCTTGGACTACCCTGTTATCAGCTTGTACAAAGTTGGGACACTTCGAATATGCTTGTCAACTGTTCGATAAAATACCTCAATGCAATGTGGCTGTTTGGAATGCGATAATAACAGGGTGTGCAGACAATGGACGCGAAAAAGTTGCTATGAACTTGTTCATTGAAATGCACAAGATTGGTATTAGACATGATAATTACACTTTTGCTAGTGTTTTGAGCTTGTGTTGTATGGATGCTTTGGATTTTGGGATGCAGGTGCACTTGTTAGCGATCAAAACCGGGTTTTTATGTTGGACTTCTGTGGTTAATGCTCTGCTTACGATGTATTTCAACTGTGAATGTGTTGGGGATGCTTATAAGGTATTTGAAGAGGCAGAAACAATGGCATGTGATCAGATTACTTTTAATGTGATGATAGATGGTTTAGCGAGTGTTGGAAGAGACGAAAAGGCACTGGTAATGTTTAAAGAGATGCAACATGCTGATTTAAGTCCAACTGAACTGACTTTCGTGAGTGTGATGAGCTCATGTTCAGCTGCTCAACTTGCCTACCAATTACATGCTCAGGCtattaaatttggttttgaaGCTTGTATTTCTGTATGCAATGCTGCAATAACCATGTATTCTAGTTGTGCGAATCTGCATGCAGCCTGCATGGTTTTCCAGAGATTGCAGAAGAAGGATATAATCTCGTGGAATGCTATGATTGCAAGTTACATTCAAGGGAATAATGGCAAATTTGCCACCTTGGCCTACCTGGAAATGCAGAGAGAAGAAATCAAACCTGATGAATTTACTTTTGGAAGTTTGCTAGCAAGCTCTGAGTTTGTTGAAATTGTAGAAATGGTTCAAGCCCTCGTATATAAGAACGGGcttatccttaaaattcaagttTTAAATGCATTAGTATCTGCATATTGTAAGCATGGTAAGATGAATCTTGCCTATCTAGTATTCCAGGACACCAACCCCAAAAATTTGATCTCATGGAATACTATTATTTCTGGGTTCTTGTTTAATGGATTTGGTATGGAAGGGTTGGAGCAATTTCACCGGCTTCTGATGTCAGAAATCAAGCCAAATCTGTATACATACACCATTATTTTGAGCATCTGTGCAAGCATTTCGGCCTTGAGACTGGGGAAACAAGTTCACGGCTACACTCTCAGATTTGGGTCTTCTATGGCAGCATGCTTAG CATACGCACAACATGGGCTGGGAAAGGAAGCTGTGCGCTGTTTTGATGCAATGCAAGAAATGATCATGGTCAAACCAGATCAGGCCACCTTCACAGCAGTTCTTTCTGCTTGCAGTCACGCTGGGTTAGTTGATGATGGTATACGGGTGTTTAACTTGATGGTGAACAATCATGGAATTGTGCCTGGAGAAGATCATTTTTCTTGTATTGTTGACCTTCTAGGTCGTGGGGGGTATCTTGATGAGGCTGAAATAATAATGACCAGTAAGCATTTCAAAGCACATTCCAGTATCTGGTGGTCTTTGTTCAGTGCTTGTGCAGCTCACACTAATTTAAGGTTAGGAAGAATGGTTGCTGGAATTCTTCTTCAAACTGAACAAAATAATCCTTCAGTTTATGTGCTTCTGgcaaatatatatgcatctgCCGGTCAATGGGAAGAAGCAGCTAATGTAAGGGAATTGATGAGGAGAACAAGGACAATGAAGCAACCTGGTTGCAGTTGGATTAgttcataa
- the LOC107409509 gene encoding putative pentatricopeptide repeat-containing protein At5g65820 yields the protein MNDKTHPSLAESALSSRKTMLRRVFRNARHVRANHHISLSSQPNSTSAPTHETIRPEVTSTTFTDNKESKTNNVVSDNSRNGFGLLRLETSPVIRMDDQSCDEFSSDVEKIYGILKRFHSRVPKLELALQESGVVLRSGLTERVLNRCGDAGSLGYRFFVWASKQPGYRPSYEVYKAMIRVLGKMRQFGAVWALLEEMRKENPQLITPDVFVVLMRRFASARMVKKSIEVLDEMPKYGCEPDEYAFGCLLDALCKNGSVKDAASLFEDMRIRFRPSLKHFTSLLYGWCREGKLMEAKFVLVQMKEAGFEPDIVVYNNLLGGYAQAGKMADAYGLLKEMKEKGCIPNATSYTILIQALCGREKMEEAMRVFVEMQRSGSEADIVTYTTLISGFCKWGKIEKGYEILDSMIQRGHNPNQMVYLHIMMAHEKKEELEECLELMEEMRKIGCIPELNIYNTVIRLACKLGEVKEGVRVWNEMEATGLSPGLDTFVIMIHGFLEQGCLVDACDYFKEMVGRGLLSAPQYGTLKELMNTLLRAEKLEMAKDVWSCIVTKGCELNVSAWTIWIHALFSKGHVKEACSYCLDMMDLDLMPQPDTFAKLMRGLKKLYNRQIAAEITEKVRKMAADRQITFKMYKRRGERDLKEQVKEKKDGRKRRARRRRWGGKTDRAKLL from the coding sequence ATGAACGACAAGACTCACCCTTCACTAGCGGAATCAGCACTTAGTTCCCGCAAGACGATGCTGAGGAGAGTGTTTCGAAACGCCAGACATGTGCGCGCAAACCACCATATCTCACTTTCCTCCCAACCAAACAGCACCTCCGCTCCGACCCATGAAACTATCCGACCCGAAGTCACCTCCACCACTTTCACTGATAACAAAGAAAGCAAAACCAACAATGTTGTATCAGATAACAGCAGAAATGGTTTTGGATTGCTGCGACTTGAAACCTCACCGGTCATTCGTATGGATGACCAGAGCTGCGATGAGTTTTCTTCTGACGTTGAAAAGATTTACGGAATCTTGAAGAGATTCCACTCGAGGGTTCCGAAACTGGAGCTGGCTCTGCAAGAATCAGGGGTCGTCTTGCGGTCGGGCTTGACCGAACGTGTATTGAACCGGTGCGGCGATGCCGGAAGCTTGGGGTACAGATTTTTTGTCTGGGCTTCGAAGCAGCCTGGTTACAGACCCAGCTACGAGGTTTACAAAGCCATGATCAGGGTCTTGGGGAAGATGCGCCAATTCGGCGCTGTTTGGGCTTTGCTCGAGGAAATGAGGAAAGAGAATCCCCAGTTGATAACCCCTGATGTGTTTGTGGTTTTGATGAGGAGGTTCGCTTCGGCGAGGATGGTAAAGAAATCAATTGAAGTGTTGGACGAAATGCCCAAGTACGGCTGCGAACCCGATGAATATGCGTTTGGCTGTCTGTTGGATGCTTTGTGCAAGAATGGAAGTGTAAAGGATGCAGCTTCACTGTTTGAGGATATGCGGATTAGATTTAGGCCAAGTCTCAAGCATTTTACTTCTTTGTTGTATGGTTGGTGTAGAGAAGGGAAGCTTATGGAGGCCAAATTCGTGTTGGTTCAGATGAAAGAAGCTGGTTTCGAACCTGACATTGTAGTTTACAACAATTTGCTTGGTGGGTATGCTCAAGCAGGGAAAATGGCGGACGCATATGGTCTTCTGAAAGAGATGAAGGAAAAAGGCTGTATTCCCAATGCGACTTCTTATACCATTTTGATTCAGGCGCTTTGTGGTCGGGAAAAGATGGAGGAGGCAATGAGGGTATTCGTTGAGATGCAAAGGAGTGGTTCTGAGGCAGATATTGTGACTTACACAACTTTGATTAGTGGGTTTTGCAAATGGGGAAAGATTGAAAAGGGTTATGAGATTTTGGATAGTATGATACAGAGAGGGCATAATCCAAATCAAATGGTTTATCTGCATATCATGATGGCCCATGAGAAGAAGGAAGAGCTTGAGGAATGCTTGGAGCTCATGGAGGAAATGAGAAAGATCGGTTGCATTCCTGAGCTTAACATATACAACACGGTGATCCGATTGGCATGCAAATTGGGAGAGGTTAAAGAAGGTGTTCGAGTCTGGAATGAAATGGAAGCAACGGGGCTTAGTCCAGGACTAGATACTTTTGTCATCATGATTCATGGGTTCCTAGAACAAGGTTGTCTCGTTGACGCATGCGATTACTTCAAAGAAATGGTTGGCAGAGGTCTCTTGTCTGCCCCACAATATGGTACCTTGAAGGAGTTAATGAATACTCTTTTACGAGCTGAGAAGCTTGAAATGGCTAAAGATGTATGGAGTTGCATTGTAACTAAGGGGTGTGAGCTTAATGTGTCAGCATGGACAATATGGATTCATGCATTGTTTTCCAAAGGGCATGTGAAGGAGGCTTGTTCTTACTGTTTGGACATGATGGATTTGGATTTGATGCCACAGCCTGATACTTTCGCTAAGCTTATGCGCGGTTTAAAGAAACTCTATAACAGACAGATTGCAGCAGAGATCACTGAGAAGGTGAGAAAGATGGCTGCAGATAGACAGATCACTTTCAAAATGTATAAAAGGCGAGGAGAGAGGGACTTGAAAGAACAagttaaagagaaaaaggatGGGAGGAAAAGGAGAGCTCGAAGACGCCGCTGGGGTGGCAAAACAGATAGAGCTAAACTTTTGTAG
- the LOC107424983 gene encoding DUF21 domain-containing protein At2g14520, whose amino-acid sequence MAVDQYRCCGTDFFVRIAIITLLVLFSGLMSGLTLGLMSMSLVDLEVLLKSGTPTDRKHAAKILPVVKRQHLLLCTLLMCDAAAMETLPIFLDSLVSAWVAILISVTLILFFGEIIPQAVFSRHGLAIGAAVAPFVRILVFVCFPVAYPISKLLDFLFGKGHDALFRRAELKTLVDFHGNEAGKGGELTRDETTIITGALELTEKRAKDAMTPIEETFVIDINAKLDRNFKKVILEKGHSRVPVYHEHPRNIIGLVLVNNLITINPSDEVPVRNIVVRKIPRVPETMPLYDILNEFQKGHSHMAVVVRQHNNVQQQASENPCDTRDVRLDIHEERLPRGKTSKTERLLKKLNGSSKDAKLNRGFSKSKKWSKDFESDFLHFNVDPLPKHNEDGEAMGIITLEDVIEELLQEEIYDETDHHNEN is encoded by the exons atgGCAGTAGATCAGTATAGGTGCTGCGGGACGGATTTCTTTGTTCGAATTGCAATAATAACATTGCTGGTTTTGTTTTCTGGATTGATGTCTGGCCTCACGCTAGGCCTCATGTCTATGAGCCTTGTCGATCTTGAAGTTCTTCTCAAGTCTGGTACACCCACTGATCGTAAACATGCCG CTAAGATATTGCCTGTGGTGAAAAGACAACATCTATTGCTTTGCACCCTTTTGATGTGCGATGCTGCAGCCATGGAG ACACTTCCTATTTTTCTCGACAGTTTGGTATCCGCATGGGTTGCTATCCTTATATCAGTGACCTTGATACTTTTCTTTGGTGAG ATAATACCCCAGGCTGTTTTTTCTAGACATGGTTTGGCAATTGGTGCTGCAGTTGCTCCATTTGTTAGGATTCTTGTGTTCGTCTGTTTTCCTGTTGCATATCCTATAAGCAAG CTTTTAGACTTCTTGTTCGGCAAAGGGCATGATGCACTTTTTCGTCGAGCTGAACTGAAAACACTTGTTGATTTTCATGGTAACGAG GCTGGTAAAGGTGGTGAATTGACGCGTGATGAGACGACCATAATTACAGGAGCACTTGAGCTTACTGAGAAAAGAGCCAAGGATGCAATGACTCCTATTGAAGAAACTTTTGTAATTGACATTAATGCCAAACTAGACAG GAACTTTAAGAAAGTAATTTTGGAGAAAGGGCATAGTAGAGTGCCAGTTTATCATGAACATCCAAGAAACATCATTGGACTTGTATTG GTGAACAACTTAATTACCATAAATCCATCTGATGAAGTTCCAGTTAGAAACATTGTTGTTCGTAAGATTCCAAG GGTCCCAGAGACGATGCCATTATATGACATACTAAATGAGTTTCAGAAAGGTCATAGCCATATGGCTGTCGTTGTAAGACAGCACAACAATGTACAGCAGCAAGCATCAGAAAATCCATGTGACA CGAGAGATGTAAGGCTGGACATTCATGAGGAAAGACTTCCCCGGGGAAAAACTTCAAAGACTGAGAGATTACTGAAGAAGTTGAACGGCTCATCCAAAGACGCAAAGTTGAATAGAGGATTTTCCAAGAGCAAAAAATGGTCAAAGGACTTCGAATCAGACTTCTTGCATTTCAATGTGGACCCACTTCCAAAGCACAACGAGGACGGGGAAGCTATGGGCATTATAACATTGGAAGATGTCATTGAAGAGTTGTTACAG GAAGAAATTTACGATGAGACAGATCATCACAACGAAAATTAA